The genomic stretch aaaaaagtctggcatctctgtcGGTGGTGTCGGTATCGTTTCAAAGTATCATTGGCAAAGTATCGGTACCGCTACTCATCGCTGACaacgagtatcgatgccaaaatactcgatacaTCGGCTCCATGTATCGATACTGTTGGTATCGATacaagtatcgcccatccctagggGTTAttccagttccgaatataccaaatTCGGCTGATGTCCGGATATTCGATAACCGTTTAAaataaaacctctttttatgtaacttttgaaAGAAAGAAATCGAAGTAATGagaattgagcatgaccattcatgctCATATCAAATATATGTGCTCGGCACATATATTTTTGCAATCAAGCTTCGCACATAAATTATAATAGTTTCCTACATATAACTTAACATTCGGTGACACTACTTTTTTATATGCAACGTTAGTATAAAACAAATGCATGCTCATTTTGATTCTATTGGTAACGTTATTAAGTTATATGAGCGGTAACAAAAGATTGATTAGCTCTATGTGTATCCAAAACTAAGGGAAATTTTCAGTTCTTCGTAAAACCAAAAGAATTGGAATTGTTGTTTATCGTTTGTTTCTTGAATGCTTACCTACCCATAATTGTTTTTGATCAATGTTAAGTGATATATTTTAGATTCAATAGAATATAATAAGTCCAGTTAAATCACATTCAAATCGACGCAAACCCTCGTTATGTTCAGAATACAACATACGAAAATCAATATCGATCTGAAACAATAATATTTTCAATGCCAAAtaattgatttttcttttcaattacTTATAATTCTCTTTATAATGACGAAATAGGTTCAGCAGTGAATCGATAATGAGAGTATTTTGAAGATAGTGTTTTCTTTTGTTGAAGCTCACAGTCCATTTCTCCAGCGTAGTGTTCCAAGGTTGTATGTTCAGTTTTAACAAAGTTATCGCTTCATCACCAGCTGCATCGATGGTCTCAAGGGtatttggtttgatttttttagatTGACGGGCCTTCTCGGACTTCTCGCGAGCTGTTGCTTTTTGTTTGAGATTGAAAATTCTATTGTAAATCTTTCCTCCCGGGTTTCGTTTATTGCCACATCAGGGAATAAAATAGGACTCCTATACGAAACACGAAAACTAATTAGAGCTAATTTGGACCAAACGGAAATACCTAAATGCTGCTACTCCGTTGATCGTTTTAGAAGAGTTCTTCCAGTGATAGATGATTTTAGAAGTGGTAGTAGTTGATTCGGACAAAAAGTAACGCTCATCCGTTGTGACCGCACTGGTGTACATAAATTCTCTTTGGTTATGAATTCAACAGAGCTCTTTGAATCCTGTGAACTTAAACGTTCAGAATGATCTATAACGTCTGTAATTTCAACGGTGGCCAAGCTAGAGTTTGGACTGTTAGTCCACTCCTCCAGAACCTCTATTTCTATTTGCGGCTGCTTCTCCGCCATTTTGAACACTTTTTTCACTTGTAGTGCAAATCAATGAAACATATGTGCAGGAattgatagttttttttgtcataAGTCGGTGCATTAAAATTAATTGTGCAGGAAACATGGAAACTATACGCACTGTCATAAAATTTATGTTGAAATCAAATGCAACTCAattaacgcacgtaaaagcaaatCAGAAGGGGTCGAACCATTCTTATCTGTTTTCCGCACATAAAATAAAATGGTCGTTTATTTTAAGTGTACAACGtaagtgaagccagcattagctggatcactggatcaatttcacatgcaatttgaatttgacagctgattcatcgaaacacgggaaaaagcagtgttcatacgtgcatacagtGTCGGTGTTTAGCTGCAGTGTGTTTACGTgttgttttcgggtgatgtattcattgcacataacgtcgagtgctttgcttgatgaaacaaaaaataaatgcgttgcatcattaaaaaatgtacacaacgtttattcttgccgatttcgaacggcggtgtttcttgcaggcggctgacatcgcgcgatgatttacacacttagattttgttgccgagaactcaacagctgataaattcagcaaaatgtttcataagttttcggcagaattttcaagaacttcggcaaacgagatgtcaatacttgctggctcacggtagatcgatatatttgctgaatgttcgtcgaaatatattgctgacatttgttgaaaacttcgccgagctcgcTCAGCTGTTggaaagtttgccgagataaattaagtgtgtagggATTAACATCTCAACGTTTATGTAAATGAGATagtacacacttaaaactggatctcgagctcggcaaaaaaacatccgagttcactctgcaactttggattcaaccggtatttcagcaaaaaattgCCGCTTGCCGACAGTTGTCAGATCATTTTACCGAgacttcgtccaaaaaactaagctAGACGAATCTCGTCTCGATTTTTTGCAGAATTTATCGTTAAAAactgttgatgccgaggtcagcaaaaacattactggtatctcggcaAAAATTTTACTCGTTGCTGTCATTCTTatgaacgagttgccgccatttttcttagtgcaaatttatgcgtgttacgggtgagcaaacaggaatcagatacaagtttggctgaaatttgtgcaaattacaagtgtttacaatccgATAGCCGAAAAATATGTAGTACAGTCTGGTGGGAAGTGGCTGGAACTCAAAaagtttcaaatcgtgtgaatacaatattgtatttgttttagggataggcattagacgtaattTTAGATTAGATGTTTAGCTCAATGCCCTACTGGCGAGCAAGATAAAGACAAGTATTCAAGGTTCAGTATGAATGAAtttctttacttactaaaactcatcgagcttataatttatcttttgaaagaaaactacctgattcacagcaaaactattttctgcgattggattccactgaaaaaacggctctttattgtgccgaacattcagcttatataaccgaaaggtcgttagactggtttgccgcttctcgactggatttgccgagagcacagtcaactgtgtaccgcgattctcggcataaaatgacatctgtcaaatattggttttccgagattctcggcaaaagagattcagccgatatagttgccgagcactcggctgtccaaatctcggcacaagcaatgccgagattcggcgaaattttttaagtgtgtatatcAACGCTACCTTTAAACATCAACAAAGTTAAGCTAAGCTTTTATTTACATGAATAAATTGATTCGAGCGCataattctgtacaacatatattatgcttcgttcgtcatgcttacactgctgtgtgaacaaaccatgtcaaaatcaccatgttatgtggtttactttccgtaattattatataagaaaaaaaatattccttgtgcattgtttggctagctttcaatactcagtgaggcagtgcatagtagatcacaaacaatattttgtaacCTAGCattaaatagaccattttaggaactgaaaggtgtcacggatcctgctgacattaaTGTTGCTTTTACCTGCGTTATGTCAGCGATTccaagctttctgtcaaaatttcattcatgaatagaGTTCAAAAACGTGTCGTAAAATGATCTTcagtagtgatgaactttatcttcgcctacatattggttatgtaaattAGTTACTAagacgcaataaattatgatgcggaaatatgaatatcaaattgattaatcaaaaagcttgcctctcttagttttctgctattttttgccactatttcattaaaaaaatacattttaacatcattgaaaacaaaaatggttgtGACGGACCCcgctctaaattttggcatgtgttaagtgttgcagttatcgaacggcattcgataactgcaatgtaaacatgttgcagttagcgaacgacgactgtactaaagaatgaattgagaatgctccaaagttgctttatcacagtgatttttaactggtggttcacaaaccatttgtatgatcaacaaaataatgatcaactATGGTCAAAGTATACAAAATTTAAcctaaatataaaatttaaaactttcacGGCATtcgtgatgcactttattattccccaggacttccaccggcAAAATCAGCTATACgaatcgaatgaaaaagttagtcaacattgcgctttgagaagagatctgagAAGATAAGAAACCCCTGACATGTGAAtcctagttgccaaattagcggcttttttcatcgcttatctctctctctctctatctctctcttggtatctctaatatatatatatatattacactttgaatttgttttattttcattgacctgcaaaagttgttaaaaataatctttctggcatcaaaattttcaacggggatgacggccgttacgaaaaaaaagaagccagctgtcgcgtcttgtcttagcctAATGCGTACAATTTTATTCATTTCACATCTCACTCAGCTTAGAGTAACATAAAATTAGAGTGCCTATATATAACTAGAGTAGCGCCGTGTCGtccaaagtaacgctggtaacactgaacatcctttATCTTTTCCCCACGCgtgtttaataggttgtttgcttaactggaatgacactgacagataattttcattccaattttgatagtgtcgccactctatatatttacaggcactctacATAAAATGAGCGTGATGGGGCTGATGTCACGGCCATTTGAAAATTCAGGTATGATTTATCAATATCGATAGCAAAATTCGGTATCGATATTTGGGAATAACGTGTACCCAACCCGGTGGtatcactgacgtttacgtacaacataagtgaagccagcattagctggaaGCTGGACCACTGGATCAATTTCACATGccagggatgggcgatactgataaaagtatcgatactttggtatTGCGATCCTTCAATGAACTTCGATACCAGGCATCGGAGTATCGGTTGAAGGAGTATCGATTACCGATGCTTCGATAGTATCGGAATCAGAcctgcaattttttttcaaaaagcgtCGTTTAGAAAGTATCGACACTGGTACTCATTTGTCGCGGTGAGTATCGATGCCAGAATACTCGATACCACGAcccctagtatcgataccgctggtatcgatgctagtatcgcccatccctatcaCATGCAATTTGAATTTGACAGatgattcatcgaaacacgggaaaaagcagtgttcatacgtgcatactagtcagcctatacaccagagagacgccgagacactcaccgttaaggcaactgtcaacatcaaaacgggcgagttgtatcattttgcattgccgttatccgttttgatgttgacagttgccttaacggtgagtgtcttgtcatttctctaatgtataggttcgctagtgcatacagtgtcggtgttcagctgcagtgtgtttatgtgttgttttcgggtgatgtatttattgcacataacgtcgagggctttgcttgatgaaacaaaaaatgaatgcgttgCATCATTATAGAATGTACCCAACGTTTATTCTTGCCGATTTCGAACGGCGGTATTTCTTGCAGGCGgctgacatcgcgcgatgatttaggGATTAACATATCAACGTATATGTAAATGAGATAGTGTATCAACGCTACCTTTAAACATTAGCAAAGTTAAGCTACGCTTTTATTTACATGAATAAATTGATTCGAGCGCATGattctgtacaacatatattatgcttcgttcgtcatggttacactgctgtgtgaacaaaccttcaaaaacatagatgagactagcgccactgtctttcacggcagctttAGGAAACAAGGCCGATGTCACCTGGTTGCGTGTACCCAAGTATAATGACAGTTCTATAATAATTTAAtatcacgtcgatgcattagtattagtgagcgttatgaccttttttcagatttggtatgaaatttgaaataattacgctttttaaactaaacttataaaatatacttttctgaaaagttatagaaatgatgttgaaacatgttttatttgtgagaaatacataaacatgctggggtttaggtaaaatatgctgtttttcatcattttgcactctttgtttttttcttgtactctaatagcgcttctaaatagagtcgcttatgtttcatacagtaacaaaagtcttgagctatgacaatgactaagattatgctccgactattagaaatatagcatttttgtatattttatttcgacatattgtcgcaatttttcacactaaatctaaattaatatcaatttctagtgtgtttcaactggagattcactctccaaccaaaaaaaaaatcaaatataaattaacattaaacgagaaatttccaaaaatgttccgaattccatacaaaacgcgaaatttttcataacgagatttgtttgtgtgcgtggatagacaaaaatgtagcataccttgtaaaACTGTAATCTATACTTGGAACGTGTACTTCcaaagcagagatgccagattggGAAACATGTTTCCATTTTGAAGACATTAAATTTTGACCAGCTACGAAGATATCTTGGTTTGCGCAGACAAAACGAAGGCATTGCAAAATACGTAAAGACATCCGCAATTTGCAGATAGTGACCTTTTTTTGCTTGATATCTTCAAGTTCGCAGGAATTTATTGCAGCCTCCGGGCGGTAGCTTTTACCTGGCATTTCAAATGAGAAAAGATGTGAAGACATATTTTTCGTGGAGCGTGAAGACATTTCCACAAAACGACCTGGCATCCCGGACTTAAAGAatcaatatttattatttttaatttaatgaaaaatagtgaaaattgtttatttgatAGTCAGGAGTGATTTCGGCAAAACGTTCAGCATTTCTCACGTTTGTTATTGCTTAAAGGCTTTTTGCACATCCCTTAAGTATAGTAAGTTATGTCTTTATACAGATTTTGtattaattttatattttacagaaaaagttaaacATTGTGAACCAAGTCATGGTTACATTAGAAGACAAAATATTAGGTGAAAAGGTGCATAACTACTGTAGCAGCAGTGAAGATGAAGCAGATAACGATCATTCATCAACGGACAATAAGACAAGCGGAAACGCTAAATCTAGTTTACAATTTGTTCcagaaaataaattgaaagatcaaacatttttttctgcatgCACAGCTAACACTGGTCCTAAAGGAGTAATCAATGACTGGCAACGTTTCAagcaactagaagcagaaaaaCGGGAACATCAGGAAAAAGAAAAACTTGAACTTATCAAAAAACTTAGCATTATAACCTGTTCAGATTCTAAAAACGAAAATACTGATTCACAACAACAATTGATTGATGATCTGGCAGATACAGACGATGACAACTTTTTATtggagtaccaaaaaaaaagaatgtcaGAAATGCTTGCGTTAGCTGGAAAGCAACCTGCATTTGGCGTTCtacttgaaattgaaaatggagTAGAATTTCTCAAAGCAGTAGATAACGAACAAAAATCAGTAACAGTTATTATACATATTTATGATAGTAACAATAATGCTTGTAAAAATATGAATGACGCTTTGGTTGATTTAGCTACAGAGTATACCAATGTTAAGTTCTGTAAGTTCAAGAGTTCGATTGCCGGTTTAAGCATGACGTTTAAAGTAAGCGGTTTGCCTGCTCTTTTGGTATACAAAGCTGGTCAAATCATCGGAAATTTTGTTAGATTGACAGATGATTTGACCGATGATTTTAACACCTCAGACGTCGAAAGTTTCCTTATTGAAGTCGGAATGCTCCCGGACAAATACTCTGTTCCTGTCATTGCAATTCAAAATGTCTAATGCgtctaaataaatgttgaaatgtaACGATTTAAATACAGCTGTTTTTTGCCTAAAACGACTAAAGGGTATGTGCtcgagtgcacaaacgtaggcttgccgtggggctatggtgggtgtaaagatttaattctgccatagccacagtatataacacacaccaaacatacaaataccatacacaatggggcttattacgactgtcacggtgagaacgaagtgaaaaaaaactctcacggtgaaaaaagacgcgtgcaaatcaaatgggaatcagtttcaccgtgcctattacggttgtcatatcaccgtgaagtgactcccgtaataagcctcaataatccatgaacatttcacaaaaaacatacacctgtcataaaccacagcatacaaataccaatatccacatgaactgcccataaattcataacagtcccatgtaatttctcatcactttttgcttaaacctcaaaaacttcttcgcatacccggtgctctcaaaaaatcgcaagaaaaagctttttgttgttaaattgattagaaaaatatgaatttcggTCAGTCGCATGTTACAGataaacgcaaaacaagcttagtgctgaaaataactagtataaaattatggtcactatcatagaaataccaattgaagtactaataggaaaaataattaacttgttgcctatacaagtattctgtcattaaTATGTTTACCTCGGATTAATGcgtttttgcacacacatgttatacacgtaatacacacacacgctatacatacacaaacacacacacacactactctcacacacacactactcacaaacactttactcacacacacacattttactcacacacacacgcacacaaactactcacacacatacacacactactctcacacataaacacacactactcacacatacatacacacgcttgatatacgacacacaATACCTACacttagggatgggcgatacttgtATCGATACCAGCGGTATCGATACATGGAGCCGAagtatcgagtattttggcatcgatccCCGTTGCTAGCAATGAgtagcggtatcgatacttttccaacgatactttgaaacgatACCGATACCACCAATGCCTTTTATTGGGGATAGGCAATACCGGTATCGATGCCAGCGGAATCGATACTTCGGTGAAAAGCATCGAGttttttggcatcgatactttcTATAGAGTTATCCAGGtgcgtttgtattagtgcgatgtttacgatttattttttgttagctgtaagaattttttgtcacctgtgagaactgtcatctgaaagagagcataaaaaactaccgagtttgattcacactctcacaaatttaaatatacagtgtaaagcgggccgtgttgtagtgtttgtgtgttttcgcttggagaactctataccgataccacgatacttggtatcgttttgtgcaaaagtattcgagtactcaggtatcgatacttcagacagtatcgcccatccctacctacactatcggcagcacccaaacggcttccaagtcttccaatggtccccagtgtcGTTCACGTtcaatttcgggctgtattccaacaacgatatctgaattagattaccactggtggagtccaactcagatcgaagggaagccgcaCTGTTCGCCTTAACGGTCGACCTAGCAATGGGCAAaatcgatccgatttttgcaaaatcgatcttttctagtcgatttatcgatttttgaatcgatttctctgcgcgcgatcttctgctgaatcgatcctttggatggcaagatcgtttttttccgcctgaaaaataaatgtgtgcaaaacggattgaaaacaatagtgattgcatttattgttgctaacgtaatctgcggccgaattccgagaacacttttctttgaagagaagaaaatttctttattgatagtatacgaaatttttcttctctccgaagaagtgtgtgcttggaattcggacactgatctgaaaaatgtgtcaattttttaccgggatgtccatagttgaagaatgggctaaaaTTCAATTGACATGAAActgagaaaaacgcatttcaaatgtttttgttggttcaaacaattgtccatgacaactttttcatgagtatgtcaccacccccatatccagcttttcacgaacggtaatggcgtatagtgcacgcagcccattttgacgttttctgtaggtcagggaagctggataaccttgtcgtcgagttgaaaaataacaatccgcagccaaattaagtccttccagtatttttaacgcagtaaccattttttgcctCTGTAAACGCGACctcaatagacaaacccgtatgaaatttggctaatacgcatgcgttgtAAAATACGtcaaggattaggggtgggtgaaacggctcttttgcaagagcggctctaaaccgactcatggttcacaacacagttaaaaaaaaacaccggattcggtaaaattttaccggaatCTCAAGCTGAGCGTTCGGTGAAATTTtcggtgtttccgaaaattaCTTAACAGCTTGTGAAACTACCTACCGCCAAGTCGGTAATTTTCACAGTTATTTTGCTAATGTTTCAAGGCGAACAGCCTGTTAATTTTACCGGAAGAACCTGTAAAAATGtttaagaaaataagaaaaaataccgaccgcacctgtaaaaaataccgGATGGAtgtaaagtgtttttttttcttcgaattgataaaaaaatttatttcattgaTTCGAAGAAACAACGGATTTCGGATATTCAGCTGGTAAACAGAGTTACACAGTTAtattggggcttattacggatgtcacctcacggtgagaacgaagtgaaaaaacggTGAAAAACGACCCGTGCAAATtgaatgggaatcactttcaccgtgccCATTACGGTtgtcatttcaccgtgaagtgactcccgtaataagctcCGTTATATTATATTCTTTAAAATAGAGCGTAAGGCAATTCTTGGGAGTTTAATCCTCGAAAGTGTAAtgaacagaaaattaaaaaagttttatatgaaGTTTCTCCCATGCTCTTTTTACCTATGGTATAACTTTTTACCTAAGGTAAACACTTTCCATATTATGTTAACACTCGACAGCAATTAAAACCAAATTAACTAATATAATATTTTCTGCTGAATATTTTCTATTGATACATTCGCGTCTTGCACGGTTgcacgtatgagaaaaatggcCGACATTTTCGACATTCGACATAAAATTATGCAAATATTTCGGTGAAAATTTACgaaattatggtaaaacttgCAGATATTACAGAA from Wyeomyia smithii strain HCP4-BCI-WySm-NY-G18 chromosome 3, ASM2978416v1, whole genome shotgun sequence encodes the following:
- the LOC129731780 gene encoding phosducin-like protein, translated to MVTLEDKILGEKVHNYCSSSEDEADNDHSSTDNKTSGNAKSSLQFVPENKLKDQTFFSACTANTGPKGVINDWQRFKQLEAEKREHQEKEKLELIKKLSIITCSDSKNENTDSQQQLIDDLADTDDDNFLLEYQKKRMSEMLALAGKQPAFGVLLEIENGVEFLKAVDNEQKSVTVIIHIYDSNNNACKNMNDALVDLATEYTNVKFCKFKSSIAGLSMTFKVSGLPALLVYKAGQIIGNFVRLTDDLTDDFNTSDVESFLIEVGMLPDKYSVPVIAIQNV